The following are encoded in a window of Verrucomicrobiia bacterium genomic DNA:
- a CDS encoding Gfo/Idh/MocA family oxidoreductase, giving the protein DHTHAFVTNWALNRGKHVYCEKPLVNSVAEARLIRDTWLKNKNKLATQVGTQRHQFSNFNRVREMIRDGAIGKLQEVSAWGNRKVRRDGYMPSEGPAPSYINYDLWLGPSPFHPYNSEYFKGGCLHWDMYWDWGSGQVGDMGSHTMDLAWNAIDAGLPTTAEGTGDPFNPQVTPVKLQTRFDIPANDWRSEIKVSWYQGGALPESPHPGIDLDKIGHGVMFDGSSGCLIADFQNRFLMPRGNESDLTYYHPRRKDQLLPPMKGNFQQEWFNACKGDLKTSCDFGYGTDMIEMMLLGLVAYRVGRKIKYDGAAGRVLDCSDANGLLHHTYREGWTLDG; this is encoded by the coding sequence GGATCACACCCACGCATTTGTGACCAACTGGGCCTTGAACCGCGGCAAACATGTCTATTGTGAAAAGCCGCTGGTCAACAGTGTGGCCGAGGCGCGCCTCATCCGCGATACCTGGCTTAAGAATAAGAATAAGCTTGCCACGCAGGTTGGGACGCAGCGGCATCAGTTCTCGAATTTTAACCGCGTGCGCGAGATGATCCGCGACGGCGCCATAGGCAAACTCCAAGAGGTCAGCGCGTGGGGTAACCGCAAGGTCCGGCGCGACGGCTATATGCCGTCCGAAGGCCCCGCGCCCAGCTACATCAATTATGACCTCTGGCTTGGCCCGTCGCCGTTTCATCCCTACAACTCAGAATATTTCAAGGGCGGCTGTTTGCATTGGGACATGTATTGGGATTGGGGTAGCGGCCAGGTCGGAGACATGGGCAGCCACACGATGGACTTGGCCTGGAACGCCATCGACGCCGGCTTGCCTACCACGGCCGAAGGGACCGGCGATCCGTTTAATCCGCAAGTCACTCCGGTCAAACTCCAAACCCGTTTTGATATCCCCGCCAACGACTGGCGCTCCGAAATCAAGGTCTCCTGGTACCAAGGCGGCGCCTTGCCGGAATCTCCGCACCCGGGCATCGACCTGGATAAAATAGGCCACGGGGTGATGTTCGACGGGTCCAGTGGCTGCCTGATAGCCGATTTCCAGAACCGGTTTCTCATGCCCCGCGGAAACGAATCGGACCTGACCTATTACCATCCCCGGAGAAAGGACCAGTTGCTGCCGCCCATGAAAGGCAATTTCCAGCAGGAATGGTTTAATGCCTGCAAGGGCGACCTCAAGACGTCATGCGACTTCGGCTATGGGACCGACATGATCGAGATGATGCTGTTGGGCCTGGTAGCTTACCGCGTCGGCCGCAAAATTAAATACGACGGCGCTGCGGGCCGGGTGCTCGACTGCTCCGACGCCAACGGCTTGCTCCACCACACCTACCGCGAGGGTTGGACCCTGGACGGCTGA